The Actinomycetota bacterium region GGCGACCCTGTTGGGCCGTCCGATCAGTCTGTCCTCGAGCTGAGGACGTCCGTCATCGGCCTGGTCGCGGTCGCGTCGGCGTCCTCGCCCGGCATCTGATCTGCGTTGCGCGCTCAGAACTGCAACCCTCCCTCACGTGCCCCTTCGGCCAGGGCTGCGACCCTGCCGTGGTAGGCATAGCCGCCTCTGTCGAACGCGACCTTCTCGACCCCCGCCGCCTTGGCTCTCTCGGCCACGATCGACCCTACTCGCTTGGCCGACTCTGCTTTGCGGGCCTGCTCCCCGCGCAGCGAAGCATCCAGCGACGAGGCCGAGGCGAGCGTACGTCCGGCCACGTCGTCGATCACCTGGGCGTAGATGTGCCGGGCAGACCGGAAAACCACGAGGCGCGGGCGCTCGGGCATGCCGAGAACCCTCTTGCGGACCCGCCGATGCCGCCGGACGCGTGACAGCCGGCGCTCCTGGGCCTTGTTGCGCGCGGACAGGGCACCGGCCATTACTTCGCCGCCTTTCCGGCCTTGCGCCTGACGTACTCGCCTTCGTAGCGGATCCCCTTGCCCTTGTAGGGCTCCACGGGACGGATCTTCCTGACTGTGGCGGCGACCTGTCCCACGAGCTCCTTGGAGGCACCCTTCACGATCACCAGGTTCTGGACCGGCGGAGTGCCGCCGGGGGGGCCCGGCTGCACCTCGAAAGTGATGCCCTCGGGTGCATCGACCCGCACGGGATGCGAAAAGCCCAGCTGCATGGTCAGGTCCTTGCCGTCCATGGCGGCCCGGTACCCGACTCCCCTCAGCTCGAGGACCTTTTGAAACCCTTGCGAGACCCCTTGCACGGCGTTGGCCACCAGGGCCCTGGCCAGTCCGTGGAAAGCCCGCTCGCGGCGGGCGTCAGACGACCGCGTCACAGTCAGCGTGTCGTCCTCACGCACGACCTGCACGACGTCCGGGAACTTCGCCTGCTGCTCTCCCAGAGGGCCGCGCGCGGTGACAACGCCGGGCTCGATCCGCAGCTCGACGCCGTCCGGGATTTGAATGGGCATCCTGCCTATCCGACTCATCTCACCAGACCTCACACAGGACTTCGCCGCCGATACGTGAGCGGCGTGCTTCGCGATCAACCATCAGACCGCGGGAGGTGGACAGTATGGCCACCCCGAGTCCGCCCTGCACCTTGCGGACCTCGTCCCACCCGGCGTACACACGCAGGCCCGGCTTGGAGACCCTGCGCAGCCCCAGAATGACCGGCTTGCGATCGGGGGTGTACTTCAGCGTGACCCGCAACTTCCCCTGCACCGCGGACGGCTCGATCTGGACGTCGGTCAGGTAACCCTCCTGCATCAAAATCTCCGCAATCCGCGCCT contains the following coding sequences:
- the rplF gene encoding 50S ribosomal protein L6, whose product is MSRIGRMPIQIPDGVELRIEPGVVTARGPLGEQQAKFPDVVQVVREDDTLTVTRSSDARRERAFHGLARALVANAVQGVSQGFQKVLELRGVGYRAAMDGKDLTMQLGFSHPVRVDAPEGITFEVQPGPPGGTPPVQNLVIVKGASKELVGQVAATVRKIRPVEPYKGKGIRYEGEYVRRKAGKAAK
- the rpsH gene encoding 30S ribosomal protein S8, with amino-acid sequence MGTGVISDPIGDLLTRIRNGLHARHAEVVLPHSSVKARIAEILMQEGYLTDVQIEPSAVQGKLRVTLKYTPDRKPVILGLRRVSKPGLRVYAGWDEVRKVQGGLGVAILSTSRGLMVDREARRSRIGGEVLCEVW
- the rplR gene encoding 50S ribosomal protein L18, which encodes MAGALSARNKAQERRLSRVRRHRRVRKRVLGMPERPRLVVFRSARHIYAQVIDDVAGRTLASASSLDASLRGEQARKAESAKRVGSIVAERAKAAGVEKVAFDRGGYAYHGRVAALAEGAREGGLQF